The Caulifigura coniformis genome includes a region encoding these proteins:
- a CDS encoding NAD-dependent epimerase/dehydratase family protein: MRKCLVTGGAGFIGSHLATRLVHEGWQVRILDNLSTGSMANFAHIEADVDFLEGDVADPVAASLAAKGMDVVFHQAALASVPLSLEKPLEVHRACATGTLTVLDAARGAGVSRVVYAASSSAYGDAPVSPKTEQMTPQALSPYAAAKLAGELYAESFAASLNLETVRLRYFNVFGPRQDPKSPYSAVIPLFASAMAAGRRPKIFGDGEQSRDFVYIDNVVQANIRAATTPGVSGRVFNVGSGESITVNQLLRAICERVGQPFDPEYLPPRAGDVLHSAADISATMRDLGYRPAPQQAGLEKTIDYYVELAGKPVATRT; this comes from the coding sequence ATGCGGAAATGTCTGGTCACGGGGGGCGCCGGGTTTATCGGGTCCCATCTTGCAACTCGACTCGTCCATGAGGGGTGGCAGGTCCGCATTCTCGACAACCTTTCGACTGGTTCGATGGCGAACTTCGCTCACATCGAAGCCGATGTCGATTTCCTCGAAGGGGACGTGGCCGATCCCGTGGCGGCCTCTCTGGCCGCGAAAGGGATGGACGTGGTTTTCCACCAGGCGGCGCTGGCTTCCGTCCCGCTGAGCCTGGAGAAGCCGCTGGAAGTTCACCGGGCCTGCGCGACGGGGACTCTGACGGTTCTCGACGCGGCGCGCGGTGCAGGCGTCAGTCGCGTTGTGTACGCGGCGTCGAGCAGCGCCTATGGCGATGCGCCCGTCTCGCCGAAGACGGAACAGATGACCCCACAGGCGTTGTCTCCCTATGCCGCCGCGAAGCTGGCGGGGGAGCTGTATGCGGAATCGTTCGCGGCGTCGCTGAATCTCGAAACGGTTCGCCTGCGGTACTTCAACGTCTTCGGGCCGCGGCAGGATCCGAAGAGTCCCTATTCCGCAGTCATCCCGCTGTTCGCATCGGCCATGGCGGCGGGCAGGCGTCCGAAGATTTTCGGTGACGGCGAGCAGTCGCGCGACTTCGTGTACATCGACAACGTGGTGCAGGCCAACATCCGGGCCGCGACGACGCCGGGTGTTTCGGGACGCGTGTTCAATGTCGGCAGCGGCGAGTCGATCACGGTGAACCAGCTGCTGCGGGCGATCTGCGAGCGCGTGGGACAGCCGTTCGATCCGGAGTACCTGCCGCCCCGCGCCGGTGACGTCCTGCATTCCGCGGCGGACATCTCGGCCACGATGCGAGACCTGGGTTATCGCCCGGCGCCCCAGCAGGCGGGGCTCGAGAAGACGATCGACTACTACGTCGAACTGGCGGGGAAGCCGGTCGCGACGCGGACCTGA
- a CDS encoding M48 family metallopeptidase, whose translation MAGSPRFRRTRVALLAGATCLWSSGCQSTFLASAANALGTHLPTLAMTEQEEKALGAQSYAELLRTSKRTAHPEYQAIVEQVGRRIADVADRPDFDWEFNVLAGPTQNAFCLPGGKVVVYEGLLPLCENEAGLAVVMSHEIAHAVARHGGQRVREQAVVDAVGQVVADTVKDSDEQKQLLVETAYGMGTQVGLLLPFSRAQETQADSIGLMLMARAGYNPEEAPRFWKRFQSSGKSAIPELLSTHPADERRASNLIDLLPQAERYYAAVEKKLDRGATIANLLTKPSTNTVAKTDGSVMPASAAEAFVPKNAFAPSRQTPVQASNSPPTQATWVGTASPSKSEEVSFTPPSTTQDADPGNPFLTPAASTAPVSDGGWMPTVH comes from the coding sequence ATGGCTGGCTCGCCTCGATTCCGTCGAACCCGCGTTGCTCTCCTCGCCGGGGCGACCTGCCTGTGGTCGTCCGGCTGCCAGTCGACCTTTCTCGCCTCGGCCGCCAATGCGCTGGGGACGCATCTGCCCACGCTCGCGATGACCGAGCAGGAAGAGAAGGCACTGGGCGCGCAGTCGTACGCGGAACTCCTCCGCACCTCGAAACGGACCGCGCATCCTGAATACCAGGCGATCGTGGAACAGGTCGGCCGCCGGATCGCCGACGTGGCCGACAGACCTGACTTCGACTGGGAGTTCAACGTTCTCGCCGGACCGACTCAGAATGCGTTCTGCCTGCCGGGGGGAAAAGTGGTCGTCTACGAAGGCCTGCTTCCGCTGTGCGAAAACGAGGCAGGGCTGGCGGTGGTCATGTCGCATGAGATCGCGCACGCCGTCGCGCGCCACGGCGGGCAGCGGGTTCGCGAACAGGCGGTCGTCGACGCCGTCGGCCAGGTGGTGGCGGACACGGTCAAGGACAGCGACGAGCAGAAGCAGCTCCTCGTCGAAACAGCGTACGGCATGGGAACCCAGGTCGGCCTCCTCCTTCCCTTCAGCCGGGCCCAGGAGACCCAGGCCGATTCCATCGGGCTGATGTTGATGGCACGGGCCGGATACAACCCCGAAGAGGCGCCTCGCTTCTGGAAGCGGTTCCAGTCGTCGGGGAAGTCGGCCATTCCCGAGTTGCTCTCAACCCACCCGGCCGATGAACGGCGGGCTTCCAACCTCATCGACCTGCTGCCGCAGGCCGAGCGATACTACGCGGCGGTTGAAAAGAAGCTCGATCGCGGGGCGACGATCGCCAACCTGCTGACGAAGCCGTCGACCAACACGGTCGCCAAGACGGATGGTTCGGTGATGCCCGCGTCGGCTGCCGAGGCCTTCGTGCCCAAGAACGCATTCGCCCCCTCCCGGCAGACGCCGGTGCAGGCGTCGAATTCTCCTCCCACGCAGGCGACCTGGGTGGGGACGGCCTCGCCGTCGAAATCGGAAGAAGTTTCGTTCACGCCGCCGTCGACGACTCAGGATGCGGATCCTGGCAATCCGTTCCTGACTCCCGCGGCGTCGACGGCCCCTGTGAGCGACGGCGGGTGGATGCCGACGGTTCATTGA
- a CDS encoding [protein-PII] uridylyltransferase family protein, whose amino-acid sequence MDVAPLLLSADPAHEAEAEETLRSAGFLSIPEARARFRGLARTDAERELFARALPGIVHALADGAVPDTSLINLERFVQAAQDSEGLFRYLAENPRAVEILFRLFVGSQFLTEILLRNPHYLERLTQHKRLADFKSRTQFVDEEQEAIAPTSTFRDRLDELRRYQQWELLRLAACDTFGLMDLKSATLQLALLADSLVQSSLDIAAAELKLQADDFSVLAFGKLGGEELNYSSDIDLVFVCQGGADRYWGLGQKLINAISEPTSAGFLYRVDMRLRPWGSSGPLVSTSDAYVDYLKKHGRLWEKQALLKARVIAGNHAVGNATLKRLEPFIFEIDAEAARANVADMKQKIEQHLAKRGKAWGEVKGGQGSIRDVEFVVQYLQLANGHAMPEVRSFNTLDALVRLAEFDLLRADEFRQLSSGYVFLRTIEHSLQLMHNKQEHSLPESPRELAYLARRLDYPNADVFLSHYTQHCRAIRAIYEKYILRGEVASTPIVLLQRTVDTHFGLAAAGYREIFNDEQAERHLDMLDHLDDQKMMHLEARPSRDGAWELTVVGYDVLGNLSLMCGLLFVWGWNIESGWVFTGAEVFEPKRDGGERRADERRRKYVNVFTVRPVKSPVPDDAWTKYSADLNELLRLALQGKLDEAQGKLAKRVARALRDRVIGPRSSTTLLPVEIDIDNEADPECTVMHIEAEDTIGFLYELTNSLSVSGVSIHRVRIQSNREQALDTLAVVGQDGKKITDPLRLSELRAAVVLTKHFTHLLPQSPNPESALVQFRQFLEHLFQQPNWLEQLASLQQTEVLAALAQLLGVSEFLWHDFLRLQHENLFPVVANVEGLRQARPLAELNREVQSEMDAASDLAGKIAALNAFKDREMLRVDMRHILNLQDKFVEFSRELTEVAEAVVTANLRLCEQELQPAHGSPEWQPDGKPLPSRLALCALGKFGGYELGYASDIELMFVYEADGRTSGPNVITNAEYYQKIVDLFRTHIHAKRKGIFEVDLRLRPYGKAGSLAVSLETFRKYFSSDGPAWPYERQALVKLRPVSGDGAFGRQVVEVRDELIYTGRPFDVAAMRGMREKQNRQLVRAGTFNAKLSPGGLVDCEYLVQGLQITYGHRDESLRATNTRTAMKALQNAGILASGQRVRLRDAYRFWRRVIDGLRMVRGDARDLAVPARDTEEFEFLARRLEYGEDLAKFERDLERNTRYVLELSQLLESHAGTGRRASGGDSV is encoded by the coding sequence ATGGATGTTGCGCCGTTGCTTTTGTCTGCCGACCCGGCTCATGAGGCGGAAGCGGAGGAGACGCTTCGGTCGGCCGGATTCCTGAGCATTCCCGAAGCGCGGGCCCGCTTCCGGGGTCTTGCCCGAACGGATGCGGAACGGGAACTCTTTGCACGGGCATTGCCGGGGATCGTCCACGCGCTGGCCGACGGCGCTGTGCCGGATACGTCGCTCATCAACCTTGAGCGATTCGTTCAGGCCGCCCAGGACAGCGAAGGTCTGTTCCGCTACCTGGCGGAGAATCCTCGGGCGGTGGAGATCCTGTTCCGGTTGTTTGTCGGCAGCCAGTTCCTCACAGAGATTCTGCTGAGGAATCCGCACTACCTGGAACGGCTGACGCAGCACAAGCGCCTGGCCGACTTCAAGAGCCGCACCCAGTTCGTCGATGAGGAACAGGAAGCGATTGCACCGACGAGCACGTTCCGGGACCGCCTCGATGAGCTGCGCCGGTACCAGCAGTGGGAACTGCTGCGACTGGCGGCGTGTGACACGTTCGGCCTGATGGATCTGAAAAGCGCCACGCTGCAGCTGGCGCTGCTGGCCGACAGCCTCGTGCAGTCGTCGCTCGACATCGCGGCCGCGGAGCTGAAGCTGCAGGCTGACGACTTTTCCGTGCTGGCGTTCGGCAAGCTGGGAGGCGAGGAGCTGAACTACAGTTCGGACATCGACCTGGTGTTTGTCTGCCAGGGAGGGGCCGATCGTTACTGGGGACTGGGCCAGAAGCTGATCAACGCGATCAGCGAGCCGACTTCGGCCGGGTTTCTGTACCGCGTCGACATGCGCCTGCGGCCGTGGGGGAGTTCGGGCCCGCTGGTGTCGACGAGCGATGCATATGTCGACTACCTGAAGAAGCACGGCCGGTTGTGGGAAAAGCAGGCGTTGCTCAAGGCGCGTGTCATCGCGGGGAATCACGCGGTCGGAAACGCGACGCTGAAACGTCTCGAGCCATTCATCTTCGAGATCGATGCGGAAGCGGCGCGGGCCAACGTGGCCGACATGAAACAGAAGATCGAGCAGCACCTTGCGAAACGGGGCAAGGCGTGGGGCGAGGTGAAAGGGGGGCAGGGGAGCATCCGCGACGTCGAGTTCGTGGTGCAGTACCTGCAGCTCGCGAACGGCCATGCGATGCCAGAGGTCCGGAGCTTCAACACGCTGGACGCCCTGGTGCGGCTCGCGGAGTTCGACCTGCTGCGAGCGGATGAATTCCGGCAGCTGAGCAGCGGCTACGTGTTCCTGCGAACGATCGAGCATTCACTCCAGCTGATGCACAACAAGCAGGAGCATTCACTTCCGGAATCGCCCCGCGAGCTGGCCTACCTGGCCCGCCGTCTCGACTATCCGAATGCGGACGTTTTCCTGTCGCACTACACGCAGCACTGCCGCGCGATTCGCGCGATTTACGAGAAATACATCCTGCGTGGCGAAGTGGCGTCGACGCCGATCGTGCTTCTGCAACGAACAGTCGACACGCATTTCGGGCTGGCGGCGGCCGGTTACCGGGAAATCTTCAACGACGAGCAGGCCGAGCGGCATCTTGACATGCTCGACCATCTCGACGACCAGAAGATGATGCACCTCGAGGCCCGGCCATCGCGGGATGGCGCGTGGGAACTCACAGTCGTCGGCTATGACGTGCTGGGCAACCTGTCGCTGATGTGCGGGCTGCTGTTTGTGTGGGGCTGGAACATCGAATCGGGATGGGTGTTCACCGGGGCCGAGGTGTTCGAGCCGAAGCGTGACGGGGGTGAACGGCGTGCCGACGAACGACGGCGGAAGTACGTCAACGTGTTTACGGTCCGTCCCGTCAAATCGCCTGTTCCCGACGACGCCTGGACGAAGTATTCGGCCGACCTCAATGAGCTGCTGCGGCTGGCGCTTCAGGGAAAGCTGGACGAGGCGCAGGGGAAGCTGGCCAAGCGCGTGGCTCGCGCGCTGCGGGACCGGGTGATCGGGCCGCGTTCATCGACGACGTTGCTGCCGGTGGAAATCGATATCGACAACGAAGCCGATCCGGAGTGCACCGTGATGCACATCGAGGCAGAGGACACGATCGGCTTCCTGTACGAGCTGACCAACTCGCTGTCGGTGAGCGGGGTGTCGATTCATCGCGTGCGCATCCAATCGAACCGGGAGCAGGCGCTCGACACGCTGGCTGTTGTCGGACAGGACGGCAAGAAGATCACCGACCCGCTGAGGCTCAGTGAGCTGCGGGCCGCGGTCGTGCTGACGAAGCATTTCACACACCTGTTGCCCCAGTCACCGAATCCGGAATCGGCGCTGGTGCAGTTCCGGCAGTTCCTCGAGCATCTGTTCCAGCAGCCGAACTGGCTCGAGCAACTCGCTTCGCTGCAGCAGACGGAAGTTCTCGCGGCGCTGGCGCAGCTGCTGGGGGTCAGTGAGTTCCTGTGGCACGATTTCCTGCGCCTGCAGCATGAGAACCTGTTCCCGGTGGTGGCGAACGTCGAGGGGCTTCGACAGGCACGGCCGCTTGCCGAACTGAACCGCGAAGTGCAGTCGGAGATGGATGCGGCGAGCGATCTGGCAGGGAAGATCGCCGCTCTGAATGCGTTCAAAGACCGCGAGATGCTGCGCGTCGACATGCGGCACATCCTGAACCTGCAGGACAAGTTCGTCGAGTTTTCGCGCGAGCTGACGGAGGTGGCCGAGGCCGTCGTGACGGCGAATCTGCGCCTGTGCGAGCAGGAGCTGCAGCCGGCTCATGGTTCGCCCGAGTGGCAGCCCGACGGGAAGCCGCTGCCAAGCCGGCTGGCGCTGTGCGCGCTGGGAAAGTTCGGCGGATACGAACTGGGATACGCATCCGACATCGAGTTGATGTTCGTATACGAGGCGGACGGAAGGACGTCGGGGCCGAACGTCATCACCAACGCCGAGTATTACCAGAAGATTGTCGACCTGTTCCGGACGCACATTCACGCCAAGCGCAAGGGGATCTTCGAGGTCGACCTGCGATTGCGTCCGTACGGGAAGGCGGGGAGTCTGGCGGTTTCGCTGGAGACGTTCCGGAAATATTTCTCCAGCGACGGCCCGGCATGGCCCTATGAGCGGCAGGCGCTGGTGAAGCTCCGGCCGGTGTCGGGGGATGGTGCGTTCGGCCGGCAGGTGGTTGAAGTGCGGGACGAGCTGATCTACACAGGTCGGCCGTTCGACGTTGCGGCGATGCGCGGGATGCGCGAGAAGCAGAATCGCCAGCTCGTGCGGGCAGGAACGTTCAACGCCAAGCTGTCGCCGGGGGGACTGGTCGACTGCGAGTACCTGGTGCAGGGGCTGCAGATCACCTATGGCCATCGCGATGAGTCGCTGCGCGCCACGAACACGCGCACGGCGATGAAGGCGCTTCAGAATGCGGGAATTCTGGCCTCGGGGCAGCGGGTGCGGCTGCGGGACGCCTACCGGTTCTGGCGACGGGTGATCGACGGGCTGCGGATGGTCCGCGGAGATGCACGTGACCTGGCCGTCCCGGCGCGCGACACAGAGGAGTTCGAGTTCCTGGCGCGCCGACTGGAGTACGGCGAAGACCTGGCGAAGTTTGAACGGGATCTCGAGCGGAACACGCGGTACGTACTGGAGTTGTCGCAACTGCTCGAAAGCCATGCGGGAACGGGCCGGCGGGCTTCCGGCGGGGATTCGGTGTGA